The segment caaatattatctcttttgatcctcataaaaatcctggagttaggtgctattattatcctaattttacagttgaggaaactggggcaaacagaggttaaatgactttctcagggtcacacagctactaaatatatgaagtcacatttgaactcaagtcttcctgcttccataCCCTTGTCACCAGCTGCCTCTAGAGTAAGGAAGGATCTTGCAGGTCAGGAATGCTAAGCAGCAAACAGATCCTTCTACACATCAAAAGAAAGGGACCTAGAACCCACAAACCAAACACTCTGAATGAATCATGGCAGTCATAGTTTAAGGGACCCCCACAACATTTAATAGACTAAAACTGCACTCAGGGTTTTGAGTCTCTGGATAAATGTACTCTCTTCTTGcttctattattatcattttgttcttctcatctttattttcaaaggAGCTTAGTTAGATGTACAATTTTGGCCACATGAATATTTGTTTCTGGGCATTCAATACGTATTCCATTTTTGCAACCAGCAGTGATATGGTGCAGTTTCTGCCATTTCTTTGCAAAGTCTGCATTGATCATTTAGTCTGGACCCATTAAGaatgagatttttgttgtttctggTTGCAATGATCTGATTTTGTGGcataattatgatttttttctttctgtaaacaAATGGGCTCAACTTAGCCCTTTGACATTTCTTTGTTGACGTTTAATTGTTTGAGTTTATGTGGGTGTTGCCAGTGGAGGTTCTTTTGATCCCATTCTTTGGtgtaaaaatcataatccaattCATTTCTCAATCCAAATATTTGCTAAGTCCTTATTTATTTTACTACCATTATACATGTCATATTTATTCCCTTTATTTTATCCACATAGCTATCATACCAATTTAGGCTCCCATCTTTGACACTGAACTCTGCAATAGTCTCTTTGGGCCTAATTGATTTACCTGCTTCaaatttctaatccattcttcatgGAGCTATCAAAATAATATTCATCAAGCAAATGTTGAACTGTGTCAGTTTCCTGCTTAAGAAACTATAGTGAGTGGTTCTCTGTTGCCTTCAGCATAAAATACTGGCTActctatttgttttttaaagccctttccagtctggcctcagactacCTTTCCAGGGTTGTtctatattatttttctcatattctcTCTATTCCAGACAAACTGTTGCGCTTGCTCTTGCCTACGCATGGCTTACAAGCtgacttctttttgtctttgaacaGATGGTTCTCCATGCCTGTAAttcactccctcccctcctccaccctgtGGCAtgcccagcttccttcaaagctcagctccagTGTCATCTCCTATAGGAAGCTTCTCTTGATACCTCAGTTGTTATCTCCCGAAATTATTTTggttgtattttatatttgatgataTACCTATAAGTTATTTCCCCTTGATAGCAGTGTGTAATCCATTATCCCTAAAACTGGCCCATGTATCCTTGATTAGAGGGTGAAATTCAAAGGTCTTACTATTTAGTGAAAAAGTGCAATCTCAGAAATGACTGTTAAGTTTTACCCTGAAACATTCATAATGTTTGCCTAAACCTTGGGATTTTTACAAATATAGCCCCACACTTTCCATCTTTATAAATCTAAAATGAAAATCAGTGACATGCAAAACCATGTTCATACTTAATTTTCAGACAGTCCTTGGACTTCATTAGGTAGAGTAGCTCCAAAGGTTTCTGACATGACTCAGTGCTGAGCAATAATGTGTAAGTGGAGGCAGTATGGTGTAATAAGGAAATAAGTAGATTCGTAATCTTTGAGAGTCCCAGCTGTGCTACTTATGATGTGCTAACTTGTTAAAGTTTCTCAGTTTTAATgagcctcaggttcttcatctatacATAAAAAGTTTAGATGAGGTgatctctgtatttttttctatttttaatcctAAAATCCTAACTTTGTATGAAAATTTCTGACCATGCTTTCTTTCTAGAACTCAGAATGTTACACTCACAGACAGATCTGGTACTATGTTCCACTTCTGAGGACATCCAAGGATCCTGACTCAGCTTACTGATTCTATATCAACATGCTTTCCCacagattcttttcctctttaaaagtGAGTCATATTTCTCTGTACTCTCTATACTTGAAAGGAATTTAGGTAAAGCACaaaaaatgataagatttgaatccatttctttgtatttcacaATAGAAGTTCTGATGTGTGGGTAGAGAAACtaattctttataaatttaaCATGAATAACAACTAACAACACCTGTTTTAGCTATTTAATCTGTTACAAGATTAAGGATGAGGATAatgagaacaaaaacaaaatgctcCTTAGGGACTTGGGTTTAAGCAACACTAATGAATCTCCCATGTAACCGGTTTTGGCTGGTGCCCATGGACACCCAAGGGTACTGTAATAGCATCATATACAGTGCACTCACCCATGATGGGTTTTCAGTGAAcaggcttctgatctcatcactcTTCACTATGTTTTCTTGGATTCTTAGTCCCCAAACAAGGGAGAAGTTGTTGGGAATTCCCTGGAGCAGGACAGATTTCAGAGGAATCCCAAACGCTCTGTGTCTCATGGGATTCTGGGATTTGCATCATCTTCTTTTGCAGATAGTTTTTCTCCCTGAAGATTACCTTCATGGTGCCATATGAGTATTTTCATGGATCTTTAACTAATCATGTGGGCAATGCCCACAGACAGTGCATATTGTGAGCTTTCTCAAACTCTCTCACCTTCCATTATCCCTGCTGTCATGAATGAAAACCCTCAAAAGAAAGTTTCTACGTAATTATcagtttattaattaggctaaCTAATAGTCAGTAAATCAATAGTCAGTGGTTTCTCTAGGTAAtcacagaagaaaagagaggttTGAAATCATTTTAAATCCCTTGTGAAAGGGACCTCCCttgacaacaaccctgtgagatatttCAAGGACTGGGCTGTAATTTCAGGTTGAATAATTAAGGTTGCACATACCTGTATCTTATTATAATGAGTAGTATAATAATAGTATAGTATAACATGAGagtataatatataacatatacacacatatatacaatatatacagtataatTATAGTGTAATAGCATAAGTAGTATAATAAGTAGTAACTCAGATATGTTCCAGTAATAACctattagaaaaaaagatttaatattGTGTTTATATTTTCCACTGACCACTTGCCGTAATTGTGGAAACTtttcacaaaaggaaaaacagcaaCATGAGGAGAGAACTTGTTTAGGGGAAGGGACCATATCCAAAGAAGAATAACAGGGTCACACTATATAGATGGCACAGGACATGTGCTGTGGGAGATTAAATGGACAATTTAACAAGGAGTAAAGAACTCAGTGTACTCAGTCCATGCCCAGTATCTCAGGCAGTGGTTTACTACTGTTGTTATATGCTTCTTTCTCTGGGAGAGACAGCTTGAACTCACCAGTAGTACACTGGACTATCTAGTCAGGACTGGAGTCCTCTTTAAATGAGACAGATATATCCATCTGTCAACTCCATTAAGGTTTGCATTGGAGAGTCTGGTCAGGAGCACTTGGTAGGGTCTTTTCCACTTGTGATGCAGGGCATCCTTGTGCAGGAGTCTTTTGCAATAGTCCCATTTCCAGGTTCCAACCACAAGGTAGACTTGATAAGGACTGGGTCCCTAGAAAATGACTGAGAAACAAGATGGTGAAGGTCTGCAGAGTTTTGAATGAGTCCCCATCAGTAAGACAGAAGGGAAATTGTTGTGGTGAGGAAGTAGTGAGGGCAACATAAGTGCAGAATCAGGCACACAGCCAGGGCACAAGAAACCTGAGACAGAGCCCCTTCTACCCTGGGAGCAGAGATcagatttaaaagaaaggaatatggcaaaaaagaatctgaccatagaaatttATTATGCTGACAGGGAATaccaagacacaaattcagaagaggacaacaatgtcaaaacatctCTGGGAAAAACCCtaaggaaaaatgagaagtagtctcaagcccagaaagaactcatggaggagctcaaaaagagtttaaaaatcatGAGAGGTCATAGAAAAATTGGGAGAAGACATGAGAATGATGCAACGGAATTATGAAAATAGAGTCAGCAGCTGGAAAAGctgctttaaaagtagaattgaccaaatgaaaaaggagatacaaaaatctactgaagaaaacaaatccttaaaaagtacaattggccacATGAAAAAGAAGGTACCAGAGCTAAGCAAGGCAAACATCTTAAATGTTAGAACTGGGCAGgtagaagataatgactctatatcatgaatcaatcaaacaaattcaaaagcatgaagaaatgcaagaaaaatgtaaaatacttcaagggaaaaaaactgacctggaaaatggatataggagagaaaatattagaatcactggactatctgaaagccatgaccaaaaggAGTATCTggaaagcatctttcaagaaattgtcaaggaaaactgccctgatgtcctggaatcaaagggcaaaatagtcattgaaagaatccactgatcacctcaggaaagagatcccaaaataaaaaatacacacaaaacatGTTCCAgaacttttgcaaagatgattccacttacCATTGATATATGGAATGTGTACATGCTTATGAACAATGCGAAATCCAATAGACCTGGAAAATGAACAGCTCTAGTGGGAGAATTCAGCAGGTATCACACCCAAGTAGCAGCCTTGAATGAAAAAAGGCTTGCAAATGAAGGACAGATTACCAAAGATGGAActggatatacatttttctggagtagGTGCCATGAGAGGGAGTCTCATGAAGCTAGTATAGGTTTtgaaatcaaaactaatctagtcaacaagcttatATGCCTTCCCACAGGAGTGAATGACAATTCAATGCAATTGTCATTTGTAGGAAAGTGCCATGTTAACATCATCAGTACACGTACTTCCCACCGTGATGaatcctgatgaggtcaaagaaaaattttatgaaaacctgGAGAAACTCATCATCAacgtgccaaaagaggacaactTTATAATTCTAGGTGACTTTATTTCCAGGTTAAGCAGGAAGTACCAGACATGGCAAGGAGTTCTTTGGAGGAATGGAGTAAGAAATAGTAACaacaatggtcacttactattgAATACATGTGCATCTCATGATCTTCTTATCACCAATACTGTCCTTGACCTATTTTAATGCTATAAAACTTCATTCTCATACCCTCATGGTAGACATCGGCATTTAATAGATTGTCATcataaggagaagaaacagattagatgtgagagtgatgaagctGATGTGTGCTGCAGAGTGCTGGACCAATCACAGACTTATCTTTCTAAGCTAAACATTCATACTCAGCAAAAGCAGTGGCCCCAAGGCTAGAAGATTATCTTAATGACTTAAGCTCAACTGATTAGAGGATTTCACaagtgaacagtttgttgcttacttggagggaaagctaagTCAACACATGGTtgcagaaaaggaatgggcaactttcagagatttggtgtgcaGCACTGCATTTATACATCTGGACCAGAACACTCAAAAATATCaggattggtttgatgaaaatgatggagaaattcagaagttactaaaagaaaaacaagaactccatagggtttaccagcaggatagttcatctataTCTAAGAAAGCAACaattaattccatcaaaagtaaagtgcaagtgaagCTTAGACAGATGGGGGATTCTTGGCTTAgtatgaaggcagatgaaattcaattttataaggatagtaacaattcaaagtgcttttatgatgtcctgaaggctatttatgggttGAAAAACTATGTAGTATtccaactactcagtgctgatagagccacattgattagtgataaggatatgatcctggAGGGATGGGAGGAATACTTCTATAATGTTCTCAATGGACTATTACcaaccaatgctgaagccattgatcatatacctcaggttgaagtcaattcctctctAGCCAAAATTCCAACTGAAGAAATGATTTTGAATACCATTAGGCTCATCTCATGTGACAAAGCATCtagtactgattctattccagttgataTATACAAGTCAGGGAGTATACtattcagaggaaaaagtgactGAAATCTTCTAGATTAtgtgacaagaggaggttattccctaggagttcaaggatgtttCCATTGTCcctctctataaaggtaaaggaaataagtTGTCATGATAATCATGGAAGTGGGGGGAatatctctctcttagtcactgctgacAAAATTCTTGCCATAATTCTTAATAGAATAAccctttacctggaagatggttatctAACTGAGAGGAGTGTGGCTTCAAGAAAGAGCTGATAATAGTTGATATGTTATTTGCTGATTgttaactccaggagaaatgccaagagcaggaCAGAGTTCTGAAGACAATGTTCATCAGTCTcaccaaagtcaaagctcttattTTATGTAGAAATTTTTAGAGGTGAGCTAGGGTTAAACTTTTCAGTTTTCACTACAGATAGAACCAAAGGTAAAGGTACCGCTGTTACtatacctccttttccctttttgcttaAACcacaaggaggagaagaaaaaaaaagtagctttCTTTTTACTCATGGACATACACAATACAAGTAGCACCCCACAAAGACAGACACTAAGGCAATAAACAGTAGGGACAaagctttttaaaagtaattttgcaTGTACAAAAATCCTCCTTTTAGATGAAATTCTTGTATCCTCACATATATGAGACTTCATCTTTTCTAGACATGATTTGCTTTTGTGACGGGAGTCAAACTTGTTTCAGTTTTAGCAATTTTCCAATTACTTGCAAATATATGGTCCATAAGTTGAAAAACATGTACTCAGCAGCTATCTGTTTAGAGGGAACTGTTCAGGTGGACTTAAAATTGGAGTGGACataaaaaacttaaaattaacAAACCCTTGATCAAAGAGCCAGAAACTCAACCAAAAAAGACATGGTAGTTCAGCTCAGAAATTGAAGAGATCACTTACCCAGGCCAAACCACTGAGTCGAATCAGGGCTGGAACACAAGGATTTCCTGCTGGTACTGGTCACCTAACGTTTAAAGCAGTGACCAGCCAGGCAGGAGTCTTTAAATCCCAATTCTGATACTGGACATGTCAACTTGAATTAAAGAGAACCATCAAAGTAGCAATAAAAAAGGATCTTTTAATCAAGAGGAAGGGATTGCAACCTGAAGTCATCACACAGCATCAGGGCAGTTGGAGCAGTTTTTAAATACATTTCAGTAGTGAAGGAGTCTCATTGAAACATAACCTGGTGAAGTTGTTACATAAATTGTTTTGTGTAACAACTAAAAGTCCATAGAGAAGGTTAATGAGGCTTAGGAGTGCTAACATCTAGTCAGAACAGTatactccttttttctttcctttgaaaaattaatttcaagagTTCTCTTTTAACTGTTTCAATCACCCTCAGCCATTTTGTAGCTCTGGGATCAGGCAAGGTCAGTTGATAGTCAGCTACATTCAATACCTGATATCCATGATTCTCAGACTGAAATGGTAATGGCCCTTACCCACAGTGTGTTGATTTCTGAATTCATTGTCtttgaaaaaaaggtaaaattatgttcagaaatgtgtgtgtgtgtctgtgtacacacacacacacacacacacataggtccatatgtatgttcatataaatatacatacatacatatatgatttcTATATTTGTTCTTGGATTCTTCTATATGACTCATGTGGACTCTATGACCCCAGCCCCTTTCTCTGCTCGAGTCAGCATGGCTCCACTCCTCAGGTCAGTCTTAATGAGCAAATCATATTTTCTCTCTGAAAGGGGAATTtagcctctctctttttttatttctgtgtttaATTGTGCAACAAACAGCTTGGGTTTCATTAGTCAACAAGCTTTATCATGGGTTAATGATGTTAGGATAGTAACTAAACAgataagggaggaaaaaaagcacaAAGCTTCCCAATCCCTTTGGGGACAAGGAAATTTAACTTCTTCCAGAAGAGTGAAAGGGAGGGAAAGTTCATTAATGCAGGATCCTTTCTGCCCATAATTTATTGTTACAACAACCTCCTTCATCCCTTGCTACAAGCCACAATTTCCGTCACCCTGACTTGACCTCTTCCTTGCCTTCTCCCCACCACAGTCACATTTCAATCATTTCTGCTGCCTCACTTTTACTAAGGATTCTCTCCCTTCCCGTAAATTTGTTTAACCTCAAGGTCAGGGACAAGCTTCCAAGAGCTCGGAAGCTTGGAGGTATTACTCCTCCCTCCAAGACTTAAAAGTGCCCTATGAATAGGGCCAAAAGATAGGTATAAAATCTGAGGaaggattggggaaaggggaagtggGATGGGAGTGGGAAGGAGATGAGACCAACATCTGTATAATTTGTGGAGAGTTTGTTTGTATGCTTAGATATAATTTGCTCTATTTCTTCAACATAGGACATTTCAACCTGATTTGATGAAACTGTGAAAGTTCCAAAGGTCTGTCTAGGAATCTCTTCTTTTTGGGTGTAGTCAGACGCTTCCTCAGAATCATAGAAGGCTTTTTCTCATCGAATTTGATAATACACAAAGGGGTTCAGAATAGGTTTGGAGTCTAATTTCATGTTTATATGCATCAATTgttctatatatttatgtacctATCTCTATATCAATCTgactctctcaaggtctctctcaagaactttggatttgactgtgcaacttGGGAGACTCTGATACAGGACCATTCAGTatagcgtgcccacatcagaaagggagctgtgctctttgagcaaagcagaattgagacagacCTTGAGTAATcctaggatgtacaaatttgggatatccaccccaaatattcacacggactatctgtgcccaacctgtggtagagcattctgacctcatattggtctgatcagccacagtcagacacactgaaatttcactttaccatggtgatgtattttggtcctcttcgaagatgaagatgaaaggacaacaatcaaccaaccaatctaTATCAAGCTACTTACTtattcatctattcatccatatatattttcattcattcatttacttatatatcatcaatttatttattcattcaactcaTTACATCTTTATTGtctatatatttaattaattcatAATCTATACCTATAGGTTTATTTGTTTACCTATATATTTATTCacttgtctgtctatctgtctatctatctatctgtctgtctgtctgtcagtccaTCTAGGAATATCTCCTTATTTTGCATAGACTATGGCCCTTGACAAAGCTGATCCTAAATACTGATTGGCATGAAAACTTTAAGCTGCTCAGTTTTCCAGATTAAGTCAGGTTGTCCTTTCTTTTGCAACCTAATGGGCCTCCTCTATAATTTGTGCAGGTCAGAACTCCTGAGTTCCAATGTTATACCAGCTTCAGCTGGCCCAAGAAACAAGGATTACAGATATGTGCCACCACACCTTGCCTAATTTTGTCCTTTTATTGACTCAAAAAGGCAATAGAGATCCTTTGCTCATGGAGGTGCTTACCCTGGGTTAGAGAATCCTGTTAGAGAATTCTAGCAGGAATTTTTTCCAAAAAGGGCACAGAGTATCTTCTATTGAATATTTGTGGAACTTCAGGGACATGGCAGGTagtggtttttccattttttgagaGGGGGGAGTCACTATGTTTGCTTCAGAGAATTCATTTAGATCTAATTTCCAGGATTCTGATGAGATCTTTTTTAAGGTTCAGTGACAGACCTTGAATTTAGAGGAACTGTGTTAGAGGAATTGACTGAATTTGGACTTGCTGATTTTGCAAAATTTCTGGGAATTGGCAGGAACGAGACTCACCTCTGTAACCAGGAGATACCAGAATAAGTACAATAGATCTAGGGAAGCAATAGGAACAGAGTTTTGTGGTTCTTGATAAATAAGAAAGTTCTGGAAATTTCTGTAAATAATACCAGCAAACTTCTTTAACTCAGTGGCAACAGAGGTCAGTTTCTGCGATTCAAAACACTCAGGGTCAGTCTTTGATAATTCAAGAATCAACAGAACCAGACATCAATGATTGAGAGAGAATAGACAATAGgattcttgaagtcaaggaagCTTTCAGTGATAGGTTACTGAGGTCACCTTGAGAATAAGAGACTCCTGCTGGTCAAAGAGATTATTTTCATAGCTCTAGTGACAATAGGACCTCCTGACCTGTGGGGTCTGGTTGAAGAAGGTTGATAAATATAGGTGGAACTGCCTTTTGGAGTTTCAGCATCTAGACTTTCAGAATTCAGAAAACATTGATGAGGTACCCAAAGATTAGGTGTTAAGTAAGGAGCATATTCAGCAGATATTCAGGGTCCCCTTTTTTCAGAAATTTCAATAAGCTGTAGGCTACATAGATTTTGTGGGATGCCTAGGGTcaactaaaagcataaaaaagcATAATAAAGCAGTTGGAGGCAGCTAAGGACTCTTCCCCTAATTCCCCAGGCTGTAAGTCTTTCCCAAGAGCAGGCAGATTGACTAAGGACACTAACAGGACAAGGTTTATAATTATCCCATTCAGAAACCAGGATAAAGCATTGCATCAATTAGAAAAAGCTTAGCCAAGAAAGGAGAATCTGGggaaaatcatagatttaagaaGGGACAAATATGGAGCAGGCTACTAGAGGCCTAGAGTTCAATGGTAACCTAGAGAAATCGGGGAGCTGGGCccaatacaaagaccaaaaaggaAGCATTTCCCATTCACAGAGTAGAGCTAGCTGTTAGTTGGAATTTCCATTATTTAAACAAGTTTCAAAGATTCACACATAGTCAAAACTGTTCTGTTCCACCCTATATGGATAGGGATATGGACTGGCCCTATGCTTTCATTGATACAAAGAACTCCCAtgtgagaaaaatcacttttccAATGTAGGTCAGCAGGTTCACTACAACATTTTAGAAGTTTCATTACATCTGGCTTCAGGTGCTCTTGATTCCAGGATCTGTTTATACTGGAGGAAGTTGGGTTTGGTTATGACATCCTCATTCCCTACCCTTTGAAATCACCTCACCAAGAATCTCTAAAAAGAACCTACAATGTTCAGAATCCAGCTAAGGAATATGGATAAGAGGTGTGGACATCAAAATGCAGGGACCTTAAAATGGTGACAAACGAGTTCAAAGAAATGATCTCTCAAAACCCTTTGAACTCTGACAGTGAATATTTCTATGATTATTTTAGCTATGTCCTTGCTTGCTCTacgaagaaaattaaattaataatactTTGATTGCTAAAGTTATCTTGCTAAGTCCATGAGTTCCACTGAGAAATCCAACCTTCTCTGAGTCAGTTTAAACttacaattaaaagaaaaaaatatccctCATACCTTCAGCTCCTGGAAAATTCTACAAGCAGGCATTTGTCTGCTATCTTCGAAGGCCTACAAATTGACCTGGTCTATTTTCATAAGATATATTTTCTGTCCTTACCTGTCTTTGTACAATTGTGTAGGGTCTTACGTCCCACCTAAGAGCCAAGGAGTCTGCTATCCCTAGACTATTTATCAATAGCCTCAGGATGCAAATGGGTTCCATCTACTAATCAATCATTCCTTTATGACCGAGTGGGGTGGTCTTACATAGGTACTAACCTGCTCTTCTTGACAGAACCAATCATGTTATTCCCACCCCCATGATGCTGTCAACCCTGTGCAACAATCAGATTATTACCCCTCACCTAAACAGTTCTGTTCTTTGGTCTATGCTTATAAAAATGATCTGTGCTTCCCCCTCTGAGTCATTTACCTAAACGAAGTATCTATTCACCCACTTTGTTAACAGGTTCATACCCTGCTAATAAACTGATAAAACTCAGCATTCTGCACTTTAGTATACCTTTATTAAATACTAGaaactctctctgtgtgtatgttacctatatgtatatatagatacatgtatctgtatatgcatatagatatacacatgtgtatatttgtatttataaataatgcatacacacatatatatactcatatatatatacatatatatatatatatatacatacatacatacatacgcatacataCCTAAGTTCTGCCATGGGCAGGAACTGATCACTTTGAATGAAGTTGAGTTTACTTTTAAGAGCAGATAGCTACTTTGGCTGGAGTAGTGGATCAGATGCCACAGCATGGGATAGATACTGACAAAAGGGATGAGGTGCTTGATCATTCTTGGTTTGTCAGTGTAAGCAAAGGAACTATGAGAAGGCTAAACTGACTAGACTGCATGTAAAGGGTGATTAGCAGGTTCCTGAATTCTTCCCTGATAATTATTCATCTTTTGGTCTCCCACTGCTTGGAGAAAAATGCAATCCTTTTGACTGAATTTTTAAAGGCTTGTATGACTTGCTGATTCCTCAGGGTGTAAATAAAAGGGTTCATCACAGGGGCCACTGAGGTGGTGAGCACTGATACCACCTTATTCAGAGCCACCCCTTCCTTTACAGAAGGCTTAATGTATATAAAGATGCAGCTGCCATAAGAGATGGAAACAACAATCATGTGGGAGGAACAAGTGGAAAAGGCCTTTTTCCTTTGCTGGACAGAGGGGAATCTTAGAATAGTCCAGATGATATATCCATAGGAAAGAACTACTAACACTAAAGTGATGATAAGTGTCAACACAGCAAAAGCTAAAATTATCTTTTCTATGAATTCTGTATCAGAGCATGTGATCTCCAGCATTGGAGATGCATCACAGCCAAAATGATCAATGACATTGGAGTCACAGAATTCCAGTTGGAGGCCCAGGCTAAGTGGCGGGAGGATAATCATCAGCCCAGCCACCCAAGAACTCAGGATGAGCTGGTTACAAACTTTGCTATTCATGATAGTTGTATAGTGCAGAGGTTTACAGATGGCAACATAGCGGTCATAGGACATGGCAGCCAGGAGGAAAAATTCTGTTGCTCCAAAGAGGATGACAAAAAATATTTGGGTGGCACATCCATTATAAGTAATGGTATTGTTCCCAGTGGACAGGCTATGTAGAAATTTGGGAATACAGGCAGTTGTAAAGGACAATTCTAAGAAGGAAAAATTTCGGAGGAAAAAATACATGGGGCTTTTCAGGTGGAGATCTATCAAAGTGAGGGTGATGATGGTCAAGTTCCCAGTTACACTCAGCATATAGGTAAAAAACAGAAAGCTAAAAAGCAGAATCTGCAGCTGTGGGTCATCTGTTAGTCCCGGAAGAATGAATAATGTTACACCTGAATGGTTTCTCATCCCTGGTTTCTGACTATTGGTGGACCTATGTATAAAAACAAATAGATTAGAACTGAAGAAACAGATGACAAAATGAGCCAGCAA is part of the Notamacropus eugenii isolate mMacEug1 chromosome 3, mMacEug1.pri_v2, whole genome shotgun sequence genome and harbors:
- the LOC140531992 gene encoding olfactory receptor 6C2-like, giving the protein MRNHSGVTLFILPGLTDDPQLQILLFSFLFFTYMLSVTGNLTIITLTLIDLHLKSPMYFFLRNFSFLELSFTTACIPKFLHSLSTGNNTITYNGCATQIFFVILFGATEFFLLAAMSYDRYVAICKPLHYTTIMNSKVCNQLILSSWVAGLMIILPPLSLGLQLEFCDSNVIDHFGCDASPMLEITCSDTEFIEKIILAFAVLTLIITLVLVVLSYGYIIWTILRFPSVQQRKKAFSTCSSHMIVVSISYGSCIFIYIKPSVKEGVALNKVVSVLTTSVAPVMNPFIYTLRNQQVIQAFKNSVKRIAFFSKQWETKR